DNA sequence from the Butyricimonas faecalis genome:
ATGATGGCAAGGATGATGAGGAGGTAAAATAGGATGACGTGAGTCGTCGTCGGGTATAAATCCGGTAAATTTATCACGACTTTGGAAAATTGTTGCAGACTGAAAATGAACAGGCGTGTAAGACCTATGATAATATAGGATAAGTAAAAACTGATAAATCCTGGCAATGCGAGTAAGATAATTCCCCCGTATAAAAGAAAAGAAGCTGCAGGCACCGCGATAAGATTTATGAAAATACTGTTCAAACTGATGGTGTGGAAATAGTAAGCCATGATGGGGAGTGTCATGACTTGTGCCGAAAAACTGATGCAAAGTAGCGTGTACAAGGGGCGAAGATACTTGTGCATCTTTTTGATTTGCATCAACGGGTAAATTAGAATGATTCCGGTGTAAGCCGCGTACGACATTTGGAAACTGACCGAATAAAGTAATTCCGGGTTGATGAGAAGTGAAAAAAAAGCAGCGGCGGCAATGGCATTCAAGGGTATGGTTTCTTGTCTGAATACCTCTCCAATGGTAATAAAACTTAGGATGGTTGCTGCTCTGCAAGCGGAGGGAGAGAGGCCGGTGATGCAGACGGTGAACCATATTAGCGGGATCAAAATCAATCGGAACTTTTTACTTTTGAAATGGAATAACCTGAATAGCCCCAAGAAAAAAGCGAAGATCGCTCCGATATGTAATCCCGATATGGCAAGAATGTGAATCGTTCCCGTGTTCTGGAACAATTCTTTCGTATCGGGAGTGATTTCTTGTCGACACCCTAGGCAAAGAGCTGCTAATAACTTGTAAGTTGCACTATCCGGAATCACCCGTTGTAGCTTAGTTGCCAGGTTATTCCGAATTGTGTGACACACGGAATAAAGATCTTGCGAGTGTCCGGTTTTGTGGATTTCGCCTGCCGGAAAACCTTTTGCCTGTATGCCTTGGTGTTGTAAGTAATTGTCGTAATTGAAATCATGACGGTTGTGTGAGGTTTGTAAAGGGTATAATCTTATCAGACCGGAGAGGGAATCTCCTACCGAGATCTCCGTAGAGTCCGGAATTTTTAGATACGTGCATAAATGGGGAGAGGAAACAACGATCTTTCCGGGGGAAAGAATTTGCTCGCAACGCCCCGCCAATTGGTACGTTTCTCCTGGAATGATTGCAGGAGTCTTGGTCCCCGATAGATATACCCCCGTGAAAAAAAGTCCGGTAAACGAGAGCAGTACAAACGGAAGACCGGAACGTACTTTCCGGATAATGAAAAGCAGGGAGAAAGATGTAATAATGACACCGAGGATGGACGCTGAAAGAAAGTTTGATAAATATTGACTGACAGTAATTCCCAAGATCAGCGGGATCGCGAGAAATAAAAAAGGAAATCTATGCCAGTAAATGGAATGCAAACTAGTGTAGAATTTAAAATGTAGAATTTAAAATGTAGGTATAGAATACTATTCTACATGCTACATTTTAAATTATTCTGATTTACTTGGGTAAAACAACCCGGTAATTTTGTTTGAATTTCCCGGCACTGATGTTATTTAGTTTTCCTTTGAGTAAACGTTTTTTCAATGCTGACAGGTGATCTATGAACACGATTCCGTCCAGATGATCATACTCATGCTGGATAATGCGGGCACGGGGGCCAGAGAATTCTTCCACGTGTTCCACCCAGTTTTCATCCCGGTAAGCAATTTTTATCCGGTCTTTTCGCATAACATCTTCGTGGATGCCGGGAATGCTTAAACAGCCTTCATTGAAAGGTACGTCATCTCCCGAGCGCTCTAAAATATGTGCGTTGATAAAAGCTTTTTTAAAATCCTTGCAGTCCGGATCCAACTCCTCGAACGGGGAACCGTCAACCACGAAAACACGAATGTTTTTTCCAATCTGCGGGGCTGCCAGGCCGACGCCATCTGATTCGTACATGGTTTGCCACATATCATCGAGTAATTTACTCAACCCCGCGTATTCCGGGGTAATATCTTCGGAAACTTTCCGAAGAACCGGATGTCCATAAATGTAAATAGGTAAAAGCATTTTTAAATATTCAAATTTCTTTGTGATTCCATATATGACTGTAATATAATTGTTGCACTAATAGCATCGATTATAGCCTTGTCTTGACGTTGTTTCTTTTTTGCTCCTCCCTCGATCATGGCTTTGTGAGCCAGTACAGAGGTGAAACGTTCGTCGTACATAACAACTGGAATATCAGGAAGTTTGCGACCGAGTGCGGTAAGGAAAGGTTTGATATAAGTCATGCTTTCCGAATCCATGTTGTCCATCTGCTTGGGATGTCCCACGACAATCAAATCTACTTTCTCTTTCGAGCAATAGTCCGACAAAAATTGTAAAACCTCGTGCGATCTGACCGTGGTTAGACTGTTGGCAATAATTTGGCATGGATCGGTAACGGCAATACCCACCCTCTTTTTTCCGTAATCAATAGCAATAATTCTTCCCAATTGATTATTCCTTTACAATGATAAAAATATCCTCGTTTTCCTTCTTCATTAAATACTGCTCTCTCGCGAACTTTTCCAAGTTATCCCGGTTCCCCAACAATTCCTCTTTCTTCCGTTTGTCCTCTTCTATCTTTTCCCGGTAATACTTTTGCTCGTTCTCCAACTGGTTGATCTTTGAACATAACTGTAGCCGGTCGATAAAACTGTATTTATCGAATAGAGCGATCCAGATAACAAATAGCAACCCCACGAAAGTGTATTTGTTTGCAAATCGCTGGAACAAATTTCTCGATAATGGTTTGTTTTCGTTTTGCATCTCGCAAAGGTACAAAAAAAGAGATGGTTAAGAGAAATAAATGATAAATTTTTTCCGAACGGGCAAAAGTCTCGTTTTTACGCTGCATATTTATAAAAATGGGGAGAATATTTATACAGCTAATTGATTTCCAATATTTTGTCTTTTGATAAAAAAGAATTTTACCTATTTTTTGTATAACTAATTTCGCTAGCTTTGTGGACACAGAATTTTTCGAACAGAAAAGAAAATAATAAATAAATACGAGTAATGGAAAAAAAATTAGCAGTTATTGCGTTGGGAGGTAATGCTCTTTTAAGAGGGAATCAAAAAGGTACTATTGAAGAGCAAAATGCCAATACCATCGACACCTTGGAAAATTTGGTATATTTAATAAAAGAAGGATATAATCTGATCATTTCCCACGGGAACGGTCCTCAAGTCGGAAATGTTTTGATGGATAATGCTGCAGGAGTTGAAAAATATGACAATGCGGCGATGCCATTGGATGTTTGTGTGGCTTTCACGCAAGGGCAAATTGGGTACATGATTGAACGCAATTTGCGTAATATATTGAAAGAACACGGATTGCAACGTAACGTGATCTCCATGGTATCACAGGTGATTGTTGACAAGAACGATCCGGCTTTGCAGAATCCGACCAAGCGGGTGGGTAAAATCTACATGAAAGATGAGGCTGACAAGCTGGCCCGGGAAAAAGGTTGGGTCTTCAAAGAAGAGATCAAGGTGGAAGGCGGCTGGCGTCGAGTGGTTCCTTCTCCAGACCCGAAAGATTTCATGAATGCAGACTTGGTTGAACGTTTGGCTCGCGAGGGAAACATCGTGATCACGACCGGAGGTGGCGGAATTCCGGTATATATTGATGAGAAAGGTGATATTCAGCCGATCGAAGGGGTAATCGACAAGGATTTGGCTTCTGCCATGGTTGGAACCCGGGTAAAAGCGGATGAATTCTATATTTTGACAGATGTACCTTATATTTATAAGGATTACAAGAAACCGACCCAGCAAATATTGGAGTTCTTGGATTATGCCGACACGATGAAATATTTGGAAGATGGTACTTTTGCTGAAGGTAGTATGGCCCCGAAAATCCGGGCTTGCTTGCGTTTCGTGAAAGCCGGAGGGCAAAAATCCGTTATCACAGAAGCAACCAAATTGGAAGACCGGAGATACGGATCCAAGATTACAATGGAATACGAGGACGACAGAAGATAATTGAGAATTTAAAACGAAGAATTGGTTTTAATTCTCGTTAGGATATATTACTTTTGACCGTTTTTATAAAAGAAAAATGCTCGTCATTTTTTTCAATTTGAAATTTAAAATCATAAATCTAAAATAAATAAAGTTATGGCTTTTAATTTGAGAAACAGAAACTTTTTGAAGTTATTGGACTTCACTCCGAAAGAAATCAAATACATGTTGGACTTGGCTGCTGATTTAAAGAAAGCAAAATATGCCGGAACCGAGCAACCTCGTTTGAAAGGTAAAAATATCGCTTTGATATTCGAAAAAACTTCAACCCGTACTCGTTGCGCTTTTGAAGTTGCCGCTTATGATCAAGGTGCACATGTAACTTATCTGGGTCCTTCCGGATCTCAAATTGGAGTAAAGGAATCTATGGCTGATACGGCTCGCGTATTGGGACGTATGTTTGACGGTATCGAGTATCGTGGTTTTGCACAGGATATCGTTGAAGAATTGGCTCGTTACGCTGGGGTTCCGGTATGGAATGGTTTGACCAATGAATTCCACCCGACTCAAATTTTAGCTGACTTCTTGACCATGATGGAGCATATCGATAAACCGTTGAACAAAGTAACTTTCGCTTATCTTGGCGATGCACGTTTCAACATGGGTAACTCATTGATGGTAGGTGGAGCTAAAATGGGTATGGATGTTCGTATCGTTGCTCCGAAAGAATTGCAACCGAATGCAGAATTAGTTGCGACTTGCAAGGCTATTGCAGAAGAAACCGGTGCTACCGTTACCATCACGGATAATGTAGAAGAAGGTGTGAAAGGTTGTGATTTCTTGTATACCGACGTGTGGGTATCCATGGGAGAGCCTGCTGAAGTATGGGCAGAGCGTATCAAATTATTGACCCCGTACCAAGTTAACGCTAAAGTTATGGAATTGACTGGAAACAAAAAATGCAAATTCATGCACTGCTTGCCGGCATACCACAACTTGGAAACTCAAGTAGGTCGTGACGTTTACAAACAATTCGGTATGAATGGATTGGAAGTAACCGAGGATGTATTTGAATCAGAAAATTCAATCGTGTTCGATGAGGCTGAAAACCGTATGCACACGATCAAAGCCGTGATGGTTGCTACGTTAGGTGACTAATGTTGAGTTACTTTATATATAAGCCGCCCGCAAAAGGCGGCTTTATTTTTATTTCACGTAGTCTGCCATGCAGCTTTCACGCGTTCCCGTGATGTCGAAGATCACTTGCAGGTGTAAGAGCTCGAATATTTTTAATACTTCCGGTGTAAGGTTACAAAGTTTCAAGTTAGAGCCAACACTTTTCGCTGTTTTGAAAAGTGCAATAATACAGCCGATAGCACTACTATCTACAAATTCAATGTCATGAAAGTCGAAAAGCATCCGACAATCTTTATTGTTTAACAAAGGTCTGAGTTCCGTTTTCACTTCGTCTGCCGACGCTAACGTGAAACGAGTCATGTTTATGAATTCGACAATGGTGATACCATTTTGTTCAGTTACTTGTAGAATCATGTTCAAATAGTTTCTATGGGTTAATATGTAGTAAATTTACTTGTAGTTGTTTTGAACAAAAGTAATCATTTTTACCGAGATTGCAAATAAGTTAACGGGTGGTTTGTCCCTAATTTTGAAGATTAGACCAAAATGCTAATATTTTTTCAGAAAGGGTAGGCAAGAACAATAAAAGTTTTAACTTTGCGGAGTGTTATAGTTATACTTTATAATATAATGAATATTTAAACGATATAAAAATGAAGACGACTCCATTTACACATTTCCATGAGGAACTGGGGGCAAGAATGGCTCCTTTTGCCGGCTACAATATGCCGATTGAATACACGGGTATTAAAGACGAACACAACACGGTTCGCGAAAAAGTAGGTGTATTTGATGTTTCTCACATGGGAGAATTTTGGGTAAAAGGCCCGAAAGCTTTCGAATTGGTACAGAAGCTTACTTCTAATGATGTGGCTGCCCTTACGGATGGTAAGGTGCAATATAGCTGTTTCCCGAATGAAACAGGTGGTATCGTGGATGACCTTTTGGTATATCGTTTCAGCGCAGAGAAATATTTGTTGGTTGTAAATGCAGCAAATATCGAAAAAGACTGGGCTTGGTGTACGAAATGGGCGAAAGAATTGGGTATGAACGTGGATACCGATTTGGAAAATGCTTCTGATAATATTTGTCAGCTTGCAGTTCAAGGTCCTTTGGCATTGAAGGCTATGCAAAAATTGACCACGGCTAATGTGGTAGATATGGAATATTATACCTTCAAAGAGATCCCGTTTGCAGGAATCGATAAAGTGATCTTCTCTACAACCGGATATACCGGAGCCGGTGGTTGCGAAATCTATGCATACGTGAAAGATGCCGAGAAACTTTGGCATGCCGTGTTTGAAGCCGGGGCTGAATTCGGAATCAAACCTGCCGGGTTGGGGGCTCGTGACACCTTGCGTTTGGAAGCAGGTTTCTGCTTGTACGGACACGAGATCGATGACGACCACTCTCCGATCGAGGCTGGCTTGGGCTGGATCACGAAATTCGTACCGGGAAATGATTTTATTAACCGTGCTTACCATGAAAAATTGAAAGCTGACAAGCCGAGCCGTTACATGAAACCGTTCGAACTGCAAGACAGAGGTATTGCTCGTCAGGGATACGTGATCGAGGATGCAGAAGGAAATGAGATCGGAGTGGTTTGCTCCGGTACAGTTTCTCCCTGGACTGGGAAGTCTATCGGTACGGGATACGTGAAGAGTGGTTTCCACAAACTGGATACCGAGATATTCATTCGTGTAAGAAATAAAGCGTTAAAAGCTAAAATTGTCAAGACCCCGTTCTTTTAGTCGGGTGCTTTTAAGCTAGACATAAACGAGGCACCCGCTTCTGGGTGCTTCGTTTTTATATAAAAGAAAAAACGTTTTCGAAAATATTTAAAACGTTGATTTTTAGTTACTAAGAAAAACGAATAAAAATTACGGAAAAAAGTCTTTTATACAGACTTATTTTGCATCTTTGTAACGCGATTGCAAACAAGATTTTAATTAATTATCTACTTAAATATTTTAGAGATGAGAAAACACATTTTTAATGCCGGACCATGTAAATTGCCGGATTCTACATTGGAAAATGTATCAAAAGCAGTATTAGAGTTCGGTAACACGGGACAATCAATCATGGAAGTGTCTCACCGTTCTGCAGATTTTCAAGCTGTTTACGACGAGGCTGTTGCTTTGTTCAAAGAAGTATTGAATATTCCGGAAGGATACTCTGTTCTTTTCTTGGGTGGTGGTGCTAGTATGCAGTTCTGCATGATCCCTTTCAACTTCTTGAAAACGAAAGCTGCTTATGTAAATACCGGAACTTGGTCAACTGCAGCTATTAAAGAGGCTAAAATGTGGGGTGAAGTTGAAATCGTTGCTTCTTCTGAGGCTGACGGATTTACTTATTATCCTGAATTCACGATTCCTTCAGACGTGGATTACATGCACATCACGTCAAACAACACGATCCGCGGTACGGAAATCTTCTATGATCCGACTTCTCCGGTGCCTTTGATTGCAGATATGTCTTCTGACATTTGCAGCCGTCCGGTTGACGTGTCTAAATATGCCATGATCTACGGTGGATGCCAAAAGAACCTCGGACCTGCCGGTGTTACTTTCGTGATCATCAAGAATGACTTCTTGAACAACGTGGTAGCTGACAGAATGATCCCGACAATGTTGAGATATAAAACTCACGTGGACAAAGAATCCATGTACAACACGCCTCCATGCGTTAACATCTTCGGAGTAAAAGAAACCTTGAAATGGGTAAAAGCTATGGGCGGTGTTAAAGCGATGGAAAAATTAGCGATCGAAAGAGCCGATATGCTTTACGCTGAATTGGAAAGAAGCAAAATGTTCCGTCCGGTTGTAAAAGAAGGTTCTCGTTCAAGAATGAACATTCCGTTCTTGTTAAGAGAAGGATATGAATCATTGGAGAAAGAATTCCTTGATTTCGCTAAATCTAAAAACATCGTGGGAATCAAAGGACACCGTTCAGTAGGTGGATTCCGTGCTTCTACTTACAACGCTTGTACGATCGAAGACGTGAAAGCTTTGGTTGCTGCAATGCAAGAATTTGAAGCAAAACACATCTAATAATTGACGATTTACGATTTCGGACGTATGCTTCTCTTTCATGAAAATGAAAGCAAAGATGTCGGAAATCGTAAATCTTTTTTCATTTAAAATTGTAATTATCATGACTAAAGTATTAATTGCTACAGATAAACCGTTTGCTCCGGTTGCCGTTAACGGAATCAGAGAAATCGTAGAAGCTCAAGGATATGAGTTAGTTTTATTGGAAAAATATGCTTCACAAGACGAATTGATCGCTGCTGTTGCCGATGTTGACGCTATGATCATCCGTTCCGACAAAGCTACCAAAGAAGTAATCGAGGCAGCTAAAAAATTGAAAGTAATCGTTCGTGCCGGTGCCGGATACGATAACATCGACTTGGCTGCTTGTACCGCTCACAATGTAGTCGCTATGAACACTCCGGGACAAAACTCAAATGCTGTGGCTGAATTGGCTTTCGGTATGATGGTTTACATGGCTCGTAACTTCTTCAACGGAAAATCAGGTTCTGAGTTGAAAGGCAAGAAAATCGGTATCCATGCTTACGGAAACGTGGGACAAAACGTGGGACGTATCGCTCGTGGATTCGGTATGGAAGTTTACGCTTTCGACCCGTTCATGACGGACGAACAAATTAAGAATGCTGGTGCAACCCCGGTACATTCTGCAGAAGAAATGTACAAAATGTGTCAGTACGTATCTTTGCACATTCCGGCAACAGAACAAACCAAGAAATCAATTAACTATGATTTGTTGAAAAACATGCCGAAGGGCGCTGTTTTGGTAAATACCGCTCGTAAAGAAGTGATCGACGAAGAAGGTTTGGCTAAGTTGATGGAAGAAAGAGCTGACTTCCACTATATCACGGATATCGCTCCGGATTGTGATTGTTTCAGCAAATTCGAAGGTCGTTTCTTCGCTACCCCGAAAAAGATGGGTGCTCAAACTGAAGAGGCTAACGTTAACGCCGGATTGGCTGCCGCTCACCAGATCGTGAACTTCATCGAGAAAGGTGACGAGAAATTCAGAGTAAACAAATAGACAAGTTATAAATTTTAGATTTACGATTGATGATTTTAGATTGAAATGTATTTAATATCATAAATCGTAAATCACAAATCTAAAATTATATATGGCAATAGTAAAACCATTCAAAGGACTGCGTACACCGTCTCAAGAAATTTGTGAGGAGTTAGCGTGTCTACCTTACGATGTAATGAATTCAGAGGAAGCAGCACAAATGGCTGCAGGAAAACCTCGTTCATTGTTACATGTTACCAGAGCCGAGATTGACTGCCCTGCAGGAACTGATATTCACTCCGAAACTGTTTATAACAAGAGTGTTGAGAACTTCAAAATGTTCCAGGAAAAGGGATGGTTGGTTCAAGACAAGGATGCTAAATTCTATATCTACGCCCAGACAATGGACGGAAGAACTCAATATGGTATCGTAGGTTGCGCTGCCTGCGAGGATTACATGAACGGGATTATCAAAAAACACGAATTGACTCGTCCGGATAAAGAAGAGGATCGTATGATCTTGACTCGTTACGTGAAAGCAAACTTGGAACCGGTATTCTTTGCTTACAAAGCTGTTCCGGAAATTGATGCTATCGTTGAGGATATCGTGAAGAACCAGAAAGCTGACTACGATTTTGTGGCAGAAGACGGATTCGGTCATCACTTCTGGGCTATCAACTGCCCGGAAACAAACAAACGTCTGGAGGAATTATTTGCAACGAAAGTTCCTTACACGTATGTTGCTGACGGACACCACAGAACCGCTGCTGCTGC
Encoded proteins:
- a CDS encoding ornithine carbamoyltransferase, with amino-acid sequence MAFNLRNRNFLKLLDFTPKEIKYMLDLAADLKKAKYAGTEQPRLKGKNIALIFEKTSTRTRCAFEVAAYDQGAHVTYLGPSGSQIGVKESMADTARVLGRMFDGIEYRGFAQDIVEELARYAGVPVWNGLTNEFHPTQILADFLTMMEHIDKPLNKVTFAYLGDARFNMGNSLMVGGAKMGMDVRIVAPKELQPNAELVATCKAIAEETGATVTITDNVEEGVKGCDFLYTDVWVSMGEPAEVWAERIKLLTPYQVNAKVMELTGNKKCKFMHCLPAYHNLETQVGRDVYKQFGMNGLEVTEDVFESENSIVFDEAENRMHTIKAVMVATLGD
- the serC gene encoding 3-phosphoserine/phosphohydroxythreonine transaminase, encoding MRKHIFNAGPCKLPDSTLENVSKAVLEFGNTGQSIMEVSHRSADFQAVYDEAVALFKEVLNIPEGYSVLFLGGGASMQFCMIPFNFLKTKAAYVNTGTWSTAAIKEAKMWGEVEIVASSEADGFTYYPEFTIPSDVDYMHITSNNTIRGTEIFYDPTSPVPLIADMSSDICSRPVDVSKYAMIYGGCQKNLGPAGVTFVIIKNDFLNNVVADRMIPTMLRYKTHVDKESMYNTPPCVNIFGVKETLKWVKAMGGVKAMEKLAIERADMLYAELERSKMFRPVVKEGSRSRMNIPFLLREGYESLEKEFLDFAKSKNIVGIKGHRSVGGFRASTYNACTIEDVKALVAAMQEFEAKHI
- a CDS encoding carbamate kinase — encoded protein: MEKKLAVIALGGNALLRGNQKGTIEEQNANTIDTLENLVYLIKEGYNLIISHGNGPQVGNVLMDNAAGVEKYDNAAMPLDVCVAFTQGQIGYMIERNLRNILKEHGLQRNVISMVSQVIVDKNDPALQNPTKRVGKIYMKDEADKLAREKGWVFKEEIKVEGGWRRVVPSPDPKDFMNADLVERLAREGNIVITTGGGGIPVYIDEKGDIQPIEGVIDKDLASAMVGTRVKADEFYILTDVPYIYKDYKKPTQQILEFLDYADTMKYLEDGTFAEGSMAPKIRACLRFVKAGGQKSVITEATKLEDRRYGSKITMEYEDDRR
- the def gene encoding peptide deformylase, whose protein sequence is MLLPIYIYGHPVLRKVSEDITPEYAGLSKLLDDMWQTMYESDGVGLAAPQIGKNIRVFVVDGSPFEELDPDCKDFKKAFINAHILERSGDDVPFNEGCLSIPGIHEDVMRKDRIKIAYRDENWVEHVEEFSGPRARIIQHEYDHLDGIVFIDHLSALKKRLLKGKLNNISAGKFKQNYRVVLPK
- a CDS encoding DUF1015 domain-containing protein: MAIVKPFKGLRTPSQEICEELACLPYDVMNSEEAAQMAAGKPRSLLHVTRAEIDCPAGTDIHSETVYNKSVENFKMFQEKGWLVQDKDAKFYIYAQTMDGRTQYGIVGCAACEDYMNGIIKKHELTRPDKEEDRMILTRYVKANLEPVFFAYKAVPEIDAIVEDIVKNQKADYDFVAEDGFGHHFWAINCPETNKRLEELFATKVPYTYVADGHHRTAAAARIGAEFKSKNPNHNGTEEYNFFMAVHFPDHQLKIIDYNRVVKDLNGLTEEQLLAKLKEHFTVEDMGTEIYHPAKLHEFSMYLGGRWYKLTAKPGSYDDNDPIGVLDVTILSKHVLADILDIQDLRTSKRIDFVGGIRGLGELKRRVDNGEMKVAFALYPVSMEQLINIADTGNIMPPKTTWFEPKLRSGMVIHKI
- a CDS encoding 3-phosphoglycerate dehydrogenase translates to MTKVLIATDKPFAPVAVNGIREIVEAQGYELVLLEKYASQDELIAAVADVDAMIIRSDKATKEVIEAAKKLKVIVRAGAGYDNIDLAACTAHNVVAMNTPGQNSNAVAELAFGMMVYMARNFFNGKSGSELKGKKIGIHAYGNVGQNVGRIARGFGMEVYAFDPFMTDEQIKNAGATPVHSAEEMYKMCQYVSLHIPATEQTKKSINYDLLKNMPKGAVLVNTARKEVIDEEGLAKLMEERADFHYITDIAPDCDCFSKFEGRFFATPKKMGAQTEEANVNAGLAAAHQIVNFIEKGDEKFRVNK
- the ruvX gene encoding Holliday junction resolvase RuvX, which encodes MGRIIAIDYGKKRVGIAVTDPCQIIANSLTTVRSHEVLQFLSDYCSKEKVDLIVVGHPKQMDNMDSESMTYIKPFLTALGRKLPDIPVVMYDERFTSVLAHKAMIEGGAKKKQRQDKAIIDAISATIILQSYMESQRNLNI
- the gcvT gene encoding glycine cleavage system aminomethyltransferase GcvT, which produces MKTTPFTHFHEELGARMAPFAGYNMPIEYTGIKDEHNTVREKVGVFDVSHMGEFWVKGPKAFELVQKLTSNDVAALTDGKVQYSCFPNETGGIVDDLLVYRFSAEKYLLVVNAANIEKDWAWCTKWAKELGMNVDTDLENASDNICQLAVQGPLALKAMQKLTTANVVDMEYYTFKEIPFAGIDKVIFSTTGYTGAGGCEIYAYVKDAEKLWHAVFEAGAEFGIKPAGLGARDTLRLEAGFCLYGHEIDDDHSPIEAGLGWITKFVPGNDFINRAYHEKLKADKPSRYMKPFELQDRGIARQGYVIEDAEGNEIGVVCSGTVSPWTGKSIGTGYVKSGFHKLDTEIFIRVRNKALKAKIVKTPFF
- a CDS encoding STAS domain-containing protein encodes the protein MILQVTEQNGITIVEFINMTRFTLASADEVKTELRPLLNNKDCRMLFDFHDIEFVDSSAIGCIIALFKTAKSVGSNLKLCNLTPEVLKIFELLHLQVIFDITGTRESCMADYVK
- a CDS encoding ComEC/Rec2 family competence protein codes for the protein MHSIYWHRFPFLFLAIPLILGITVSQYLSNFLSASILGVIITSFSLLFIIRKVRSGLPFVLLSFTGLFFTGVYLSGTKTPAIIPGETYQLAGRCEQILSPGKIVVSSPHLCTYLKIPDSTEISVGDSLSGLIRLYPLQTSHNRHDFNYDNYLQHQGIQAKGFPAGEIHKTGHSQDLYSVCHTIRNNLATKLQRVIPDSATYKLLAALCLGCRQEITPDTKELFQNTGTIHILAISGLHIGAIFAFFLGLFRLFHFKSKKFRLILIPLIWFTVCITGLSPSACRAATILSFITIGEVFRQETIPLNAIAAAAFFSLLINPELLYSVSFQMSYAAYTGIILIYPLMQIKKMHKYLRPLYTLLCISFSAQVMTLPIMAYYFHTISLNSIFINLIAVPAASFLLYGGIILLALPGFISFYLSYIIIGLTRLFIFSLQQFSKVVINLPDLYPTTTHVILFYLLIILAIIYFITRKRHVLTFICCSLSILLVFHCCFIYYIQNHQEIVICNLYKHSTILLNYKGYYTYLKTSDVDARLSTYITANHLQALPSHEAFVGQQIKFIRNHLSSPRYSISIVDHAYPTFSNEDIVIITENIYPPNSPEFHPRQIIMDNSNTSFCTKAWQKFCLKNQIPFFKTNEVGTIILKI
- a CDS encoding FtsB family cell division protein yields the protein MQNENKPLSRNLFQRFANKYTFVGLLFVIWIALFDKYSFIDRLQLCSKINQLENEQKYYREKIEEDKRKKEELLGNRDNLEKFAREQYLMKKENEDIFIIVKE